The Bubalus bubalis isolate 160015118507 breed Murrah chromosome 16, NDDB_SH_1, whole genome shotgun sequence genome window below encodes:
- the TMPRSS5 gene encoding transmembrane protease serine 5, with the protein MSPMLDGQAPTEAQDAEEGPGSAEPGDPLRRPETQQQPMSGAGRWCAGWRCWAVLGALGLLAGAGVGSWLLVLYLWPAASQPTPETLQDEMTLNCSEASSEEALLPSIPRTVSFRINTSEDFLLEVQLRARQDWLLVCHEGWSSALGVRVCRSLGHLRLTHHKAVNLSDVRLNSSREFAQLSPRLEGFPEEMWQRRDHCASGQIVSLKCSECGARPLASRIVGGQAAAPGRWPWQASVTLGSRHTCGASVLGPRWVVTAAHCTHSFRLSRLSSWRVHAGLVSHSTVRPHQGAVVERIITHPLYSAQNHDYDVALLQLRTPLHFSDTVGAVCLPTKERDFPRGSECWVSGWGHTDPGHTRSSDVLQDSVVPLLSTQLCNSSCVYSGALTPRMLCAGYLDGRADACQGDSGGPLVCLDEGTWRLVGVVSWGHGCAEPSHPGVYAKVAEFLDWIQDTAAQVH; encoded by the exons ATG AGCCCGATGCTGGATGGCCAAGCCCCCACAGAGGCTCAGGATGCAGAGGAGGGGCCGGGATCTGCAGAGCCAGGAGACCCGCTACGGAGGCCTGAGACCCAGCAGCAACCCA TGTCTGGGGCAGGGCGCTGGTGTGCCGGGTGGCGCTGCTGGGCGGTACTGGGAGCCCTGGGGCTGCTGGCTGGAGCAGGCGTTGGCTCCTGGCTTCTAG TGCTGTATCTGTGGCCAGCTGCCTCTCAGCCCACTCCTGAAACCCTGCAGGATGAGATGACTTTGAACTGCTCCGAGGCCAGCAGTGAGGAAGCCCTGCTCCCCTCGATTCCCAGAACAG TATCTTTCAGAATAAACACTTCTGAGGACTTCTTACTGGAAGTACAGCTGAGGGCCCGGCAAGACTGGCTGCTGGTGTGCCACGAGGGCTGGAGCTCTGCCCTGGGGGTGCGTGTCTGCAGGAGCCTCGGACATCTTAG ACTCACTCACCACAAGGCGGTGAACCTGTCTGACGTCAGGCTCAACAGTTCCAGGGAGTTTGCTCAGCTCTCTCCTAGACTGGAAGGCTTCCCGGAGGAGATGTGGCAGCGTAG GGACCACTGTGCTTCTGGTCAGATCGTCTCCCTCAAGTGCTCTG AGTGTGGGGCCAGGCCTCTGGCTTCCCGGATCGTGGGCGGGCAGGCGGCGGCTCCCGGGCGCTGGCCCTGGCAGGCCAGCGTGACCCTGGGCTCCCGGCACACATGCGGGGCCTCCGTGCTGGGCCCGCGCTGGGTGGTGACCGCGGCGCACTGCACGCACAG TTTCAGGCTGTCCCGCCTGTCCAGCTGGCGGGTCCATGCGGGGCTGGTCAGCCACAGCACAGTCAGGCCACACCAGGGGGCTGTGGTGGAGCGGATCATCACCCACCCTCTGTACAGCGCCCAGAACCACGACTATGACGTGGCCCTCCTGCAGCTCCGCACCCCACTGCACTTCTCAG ACACCGTGGGCGCCGTGTGCCTGCCGACCAAAGAGCGGGATTTTCCGAGGGGCTCGGAGTGCTGGGTGTCTGGCTGGGGCCACACTGATCCCGGCCACA CCCGCAGCTCCGACGTGCTCCAGGACTCCGTGGTCCCTCTGCTCAGCACCCAGCTCTGCAACAGCTCTTGCGTGTACAGCGGGGCCCTGACGCCCCGCATGCTGTGTGCCGGCTACCTCGATGGGAGGGCGGATGCGTGCCAG GGGGACAGCGGGGGTCCCCTGGTGTGCCTGGACGAGGGCACGTGGCGCCTGGTGGGGGTGGTCAGCTGGGGACACGGCTGCGCAGAACCCAGCCACCCCGGAGTCTACGCCAAGGTTGCCGAGTTCCTGGACTGGATTCAGGACACGGCGGCGCAG GTCCACTAG